One genomic region from Saprospiraceae bacterium encodes:
- a CDS encoding alkaline phosphatase family protein yields the protein MKSKINILLISLCLLLYGYSSISQSLDTLVRPKLIVGIVIDQMRHDYIYRYWDKYGDGGFKRLVNQGFSCENTQYNYVPTNTAPGHSAIYTGTTPAFHGIIGNEWFQRYSRKAMYCVEDPTVKAVGGVEAAGKMSPVNLLATTITDELRLFTYDRAKVVGLSLKDRGSIIPAGHHPTGAYWFDPNTLNFMTSTFYMSKLPGWVADFNNKKWCEALLKRGWTTLRPLNEYTESLSDENDYEGRLAGDKRATFPREFDASKPNSSQILSTPLGNSLITEMALAALKGESLGLDKITDFLAISYSSPDYAGHLFGLQSVEVEDLYLRLDLELSRLLDSLDQVVGPNQYLLFLSADHAVAQVPQLLKDQHYPGDYFKGSKMLDSLKGYLDDAFGPYIIDGFSNNQIYLNEDRIKNKKLDRPAVVLGIKNFVKSFDGVIDAFERNEVPFLSPVNPTYGMILLGYYPPRSGDIMIITQPGWFESSFTTGTTHGSPYKYDTHVPLLWYGYHIQPGKSYKQYAPIDIAPTLSQILNIPLPSASIGQVITELFHQ from the coding sequence ATGCGTCATGATTATATATATCGGTATTGGGATAAATACGGTGATGGAGGTTTTAAGCGCCTGGTCAATCAAGGATTTTCCTGTGAAAATACCCAATACAACTATGTGCCTACCAATACGGCCCCAGGTCATAGCGCGATTTATACAGGTACTACACCAGCATTTCATGGGATCATTGGCAATGAATGGTTTCAGCGCTACAGTCGAAAAGCTATGTACTGCGTGGAGGACCCGACTGTAAAAGCCGTCGGAGGGGTAGAAGCCGCTGGCAAAATGTCACCGGTCAATTTATTGGCAACCACCATTACAGATGAACTTAGATTATTCACCTACGATCGGGCCAAAGTGGTAGGACTATCGCTGAAGGACAGGGGCTCTATCATACCGGCAGGTCATCATCCGACTGGTGCATATTGGTTTGATCCCAATACTTTAAATTTTATGACCAGCACCTTTTATATGTCTAAGTTGCCGGGATGGGTAGCTGATTTTAACAATAAAAAATGGTGTGAAGCTTTACTCAAAAGAGGATGGACTACGCTCCGACCTTTGAATGAATATACAGAAAGCCTCAGTGACGAGAATGATTATGAGGGCAGATTGGCAGGTGATAAAAGGGCCACTTTTCCCAGGGAATTTGATGCTTCTAAACCGAATTCAAGTCAGATTTTAAGCACGCCGCTGGGTAATTCGCTGATAACTGAGATGGCATTGGCTGCTTTGAAGGGGGAAAGCCTGGGTCTGGATAAAATCACTGATTTCCTGGCGATCAGCTATTCTAGCCCGGATTATGCAGGACATTTATTCGGACTGCAATCGGTAGAAGTAGAGGACCTTTATTTAAGACTCGATCTCGAATTGAGCAGATTATTAGATTCACTGGACCAGGTAGTAGGTCCCAATCAATACCTGTTGTTTTTATCAGCTGATCATGCAGTGGCCCAAGTGCCTCAATTATTAAAAGATCAGCATTACCCAGGAGATTATTTTAAAGGCAGCAAAATGCTCGATTCCTTAAAAGGTTACCTGGATGATGCATTTGGTCCTTACATTATAGACGGCTTCAGCAACAATCAGATTTATCTCAATGAAGACCGGATAAAAAACAAAAAGCTTGATCGCCCGGCTGTTGTATTGGGTATTAAAAATTTTGTAAAATCTTTTGATGGTGTGATCGATGCCTTTGAGCGCAATGAAGTGCCTTTTCTCTCCCCTGTCAATCCTACGTATGGCATGATCCTTTTAGGCTACTATCCACCCCGAAGCGGTGATATCATGATCATCACCCAACCAGGATGGTTTGAAAGTAGTTTTACCACGGGGACCACGCACGGATCGCCTTACAAATATGACACCCACGTGCCCCTGTTGTGGTATGGATACCATATCCAGCCTGGTAAGTCGTATAAACAATACGCACCCATTGATATAGCTCCAACCTTAAGCCAAATATTAAATATACCACTTCCAAGTGCCAGCATAGGCCAAGTGATTACCGAGCTATTCCATCAATAA